A stretch of the Ostrea edulis chromosome 9, xbOstEdul1.1, whole genome shotgun sequence genome encodes the following:
- the LOC125658419 gene encoding loricrin-like translates to MAVAGVFILLCFPALIYCQSFDPNALAFGSSGSSGSAASSSGSSTGGSSSNGGFGGSFDPNAASGFGQLSGGSSSTGGFGGSGFGSSSGGSSSTGGFGGSGFGSSSSGSSSTGGFGGSGFGSSSGGSSSTGGFGGSGFGSSSGGSSSTGGFGGSGFGSSSGESSSTGGFGGSGFGSSSGESSSTGGFGGSGFGSSSGESSSTGGFGGSGFGSSSSGSSSTGGFGGSGFGSSSGGSSSTGGFGGSGFGSSSSGSSSTGGFGGSGFGSSSGESSSTGGFGGSGFGSSSGGSSSTGGFGGSGFGSSSSGSSSTGGFGGSGFGSSSGGSSSTGGFGGSGFGSSSGESSSTGGFGGSGFGSSSGGSSSTGGFGGSGFGSSAGGSSGGSESSSGGFGGSFDPNAAMGGGSSSQGASGGFGGSFDPNAANAGFGSSGFGTNGGK, encoded by the exons ATGGCGGTCGCTGGAGTTTTTATTCTGCTGTGTTTTCCCGCTCTCATTTACTGCCAGA GTTTCGATCCAAATGCCCTGGCATTTGGTTCAAGCGGAAGCAGTGGATCAGCGGCGTCATCAAGTGGTAGTTCAACAGGTGGATCCTCTTCAAATGGCGGGTTTGGAGGAAGCTTTGACCCAAATGCTGCAAGTGGATTTGGTCAGTTAAGTGGAGGAAGTTCTTCAACCGGGGGATTTGGAGGCAGTGGTTTTGGAAGCTCTTCCGGTGGGAGTTCTTCAACCGGAGGATTTGGAGGCAGTGGTTTTGGAAGCTCTTCAAGTGGAAGTTCTTCAACTGGAGGATTTGGAGGCAGTGGTTTTGGAAGCTCTTCCGGTGGGAGTTCTTCAACCGGAGGATTTGGAGGCAGTGGTTTTGGAAGCTCTTCCGGTGGAAGTTCTTCAACTGGAGGATTTGGAGGCAGTGGCTTTGGAAGCTCTTCTGGTGAAAGTTCTTCAACCGGGGGATTTGGAGGCAGTGGCTTTGGAAGCTCTTCTGGTGAAAGTTCTTCAACCGGGGGATTTGGAGGCAGTGGTTTTGGAAGCTCTTCCGGTGAAAGTTCTTCAACTGGAGGATTTGGAGGCAGTGGTTTTGGAAGCTCTTCTAGTGGAAGTTCTTCAACCGGGGGATTTGGAGGCAGTGGTTTTGGAAGCTCTTCCGGTGGGAGTTCTTCAACCGGAGGATTTGGAGGCAGTGGTTTTGGAAGCTCTTCAAGTGGAAGTTCGTCAACTGGAGGATTTGGAGGCAGTGGCTTTGGAAGCTCTTCTGGTGAAAGTTCGTCAACCGGGGGATTTGGAGGCAGTGGTTTTGGAAGCTCTTCTGGAGGAAGTTCTTCAACCGGGGGATTTGGAGGCAGTGGTTTTGGAAGTTCTTCTAGTGGAAGTTCTTCAACCGGGGGATTTGGAGGCAGTGGTTTTGGAAGCTCTTCCGGTGGGAGTTCTTCAACCGGAGGATTTGGAGGCAGTGGCTTTGGAAGCTCTTCTGGTGAAAGTTCTTCAACCGGGGGATTTGGAGGCAGTGGTTTTGGAAGCTCTTCTGGAGGAAGTTCTTCAACCGGGGGATTTGGAGGCAGTGGTTTTGGAAGCTCTGCGGGAGGAAGTTCGGGTGGCAGTGAATCATCAAGCGGAGGATTTGGTGGAAGTTTCGACCCAAATGCCGCAATGGGAGGTGGTAGTAGTTCACAAGGCGCATCTGGAGGGTTCGGTGGGAGCTTTGATCCAAATGCAGCAAACGCGGGATTCGGGTCCAGTGGTTTTGGAACAAATGgtggaaaataa